From Rutidosis leptorrhynchoides isolate AG116_Rl617_1_P2 chromosome 3, CSIRO_AGI_Rlap_v1, whole genome shotgun sequence, a single genomic window includes:
- the LOC139900616 gene encoding probable ascorbate-specific transmembrane electron transporter 2 → MANERLRYRMSALYVTVFAHLLVVSITTLVLFWLIKLREGFALKSDIKMKIFNLHPLLTILGFIVFSGEAILTYKAIPASRPVLKLIHFIFHLIALTTGILGVYAVFKFHNEVAIAHMYTLHSWIGLSTICLFALQLLIGLVTFVYPGAESATRARFAPWHVFFGVVIFYMAIVTVETGLSENFIFKKLQHGQEALMVNFIGLLILLFGVAVGLTSVLSLRRK, encoded by the exons ATGGCAAATGAACGTTTGAGGTATCGGATGTCTGCATTATACGTGACTGTATTTGCGCATTTGTTAGTAGTATCCATTACTACACTTGTGCTATTTTGGCTCATCAAATTAAGGGAAGGTTTTGCTTTGAAATCAGATATCAAAATGAAGATTTTTAAT TTGCATCCGCTTCTAACGATTCTTGGATTCATAGTTTTCTCAGGGGAAG CAATACTCACATACAAGGCGATACCGGCTTCAAGACCAGTTCTAAAACTAATTCACTTCATATTTCACTTGATTGCGCTTACAACTGGAATTTTGGGCGTTTATGCGGTCTTCAAATTTCACAATGAAGTTGCCATTGCACATATGTACACCTTACATTCCTGGATCGGCTTGTCTACTATCTGCTTATTCGCTCTGCAG TTGTTAATTGGGCTTGTCACATTTGTGTACCCGGGTGCTGAGTCAGCAACGCGGGCAAGGTTCGCTCCATGGCATGTTTTCTTCGGTGTAGTCATATTTTACATGGCAATAGTGACTGTTGAAACTGGATTATCAGAGAACTTCATCTTTAAAAAGCTGCAACATGGTCAAGAAGCACTCATGGTCAACTTTATAGGATTATTGATACTACTTTTCGGGGTAGCTGTTGGCCTTACTTCGGTCCTTTCTCTAAGGAGGAAATAG